tcacaatgtaTTGTTAAAATTTTTGTCAGGGAGATGTTGGTTTTTGTCAAGTGTCAAGTGAGCTAGGGTTCTTATCAGTGCCCGAACCTGCATGCACAAAATACTGTACTGATTCACGAACCCGGGAGCTAGGGAATGAATTAAGACATAGGGATACTGAAATACGTCTACACCGCAGATGTGGCTTCAGACAAGTACGTGCAGGTCACGGTTTCTGTTTACGTCATCACAGCATTTCGGCTGTATTGTTTCGGTGGTAAAAATctttcggtggccgaatatttAGTGCTTCCCTAAGCACAACTCAGCATAATAGTCCTTATTGGCTCTGCAGGGCCACCTAGgaatcaaaatacatttttaataccaCCTTTTCAGCTaaatgtatattattgttttagaaaataaaatgtttaaccatTTGAAAAGCTGAAGGACAGTATTGTAACTGATTGACATGTTATTTATCATCTGCTCATTGTCCAAATGACTAACTGTTAAATAAGACTTTTTTCATCTGAACCTCTTTCCAAATCAAATGCACTGAACCCTACAGACTTATGGAGACCCTTCACAAATAAATTTGTAAATGcagtttttaattgtaaatgaATATTTTATACCTAACCACAGTGTGATTTGTGTTTAATACGTTTATAAATGAAACTCAATCAAACACTCAAACAAAGTTTAGTTACTGTACTTTACTGTACTGTTACTTTTTAcgtaaacacacacacttagTTATGCTTAGTTATGATGTAATGTCTCTGTttatcacacaaacacacagcagCACCCAGGAGTCTTATTATAATTTCTCACTTTTAACAATATTTACCTCTCAAAGGTCTTCACCTCAGATTGTTGACAGTCACTTATCAACGGGTCAAAGATTTGCTGTCACATCTTGCATCAGATAAACCCTGTTTGTCCAAGCATTGAGGATAATATAGTGTTCAACTCTAATGTTGTAAAATGTCTTAAATAACCTTGAAATCACTTGAAATTTAATTTGACTTTTTGTACTGTATGAACTGGTTTTACAGTACCTTAATATGGTGCAGTTGTCAGACCACAGACCCATTGTCTGGGTATTATGCTGAAAACACCTGATTTTTCAGACTGAAATCATATATAAGCTATCATTGGCCTTATTCTACCATATTAACTATTTAACAGTCACTAATAGAAAtacttaaatgtcttaaaaaatgttatttaagTGAGTAGTGAGTTAAGTAAGTTAGACATTTAATGAATAAGCATGTGGATGGTCTCATTATGGGTCAGAAAACCAGCCGGTTAGAGAAAAGAGAAAGTATCTTGTGATGGTGTGCAGACAGTACAAACTAGtgaatattatatatattattatattttgagTTGTTGACTTCAATACAATAATAATTCAGACAGTGGAAAGTTCCACAACACATAAAAAGTTTGACGATTTTTGTTTATTGGGTTGTTTAACCTCTGCTGTTTATTATAATAACTGGTTTAATATGTATGATGTTCTCATTGAGATCAATACAGGCCAGCAGGCTCATTAGTAAACTTTATTGTAAGGAATTTATTACCTAAAATCATCACTACCACCCTCAATATATCCGGTCAGTCATTAATTGACATTTAAATGAATATGATTTCTGATAATCAGTGTATGTGAATGATTGAATCCACAAATATAAGTGGATATGAGAGTCTTAAAGGCCTTCTGAAAGCAAGGATAGAAAAATCCATAGATCAAAGGATTACAAGTTGAGTTTAAATATGCAAAACAACctaaagcttcaaaaacatcaGCTGGGGTCACAAAATGAAGGAAAGGGTCGACAGCAGTGGCAATAGCATAAGGGAGCCAGCAAATAAAGAAAACGCCCATAACAAGAGCCAGAGTTTTAGCtgcttttctttctctgtgtgCAGAGCTTTGACTGTTTACACCTGTGGTGGTCACAGACACTTTCTCTGACAAAAcctttgtgtgttttctcacaacAGTGAATATGATGATATACAGAGAGCTCATTATAGTTCCTGGAATAATAATTGCCAAGATTACACAAGTTAGCCCCCATTctttgttaaaaaacacaacacagcCACCAAAACAAGACACCTGTAATATAAAACCTTCAAGACCAACAGCAAACACCCCTGAAAATACAACAGAAAAGCTGTACACAAATGAAAAGATCCATGTAAATGTGATAAATACAGTAACAGTGTTGTTCGTGACCCTCATTTTGTACTTCAGAGGGTCACAGATGGCCAAGTATCTATCAATAGATATTAAACTAAGATGTATTAAAGAAGAGATACCGAAGGTCAGGTCCAAACTAGAATGAACTTTACAAATAACATTTCCCAAAAACCAGCAGCCCTCGACAGATCGCACCATACTGTAGGGCATCACCAGTAAACCCAGCAGACAGTCACACACAGCCAATGACTGAACGATCAGATGAGTTGGAGACTGAAGCTGtttgaagtgagagatggagatgatgaTCAGCAAATTCCCAAAAACTGTCATGAGGATCATGAGTGAAACAAAAGCATACATTGTCACTTTAACCAAAGTGGGACGATGAGCTCTAGGACAAGAGTCTGGATGTGAAGGATAACACAGAAGAATATTCTCAGTCTCATTGGAAGACATCATGTCTGCCTGAAAATCTGACAGGACTTCCTTTGTAATAATTAACAGACAGACAATTATAACCCAAAgtttatacaaaataattttagaTATTACAACATGGTTAAGACAAATATCTAAAGaaacattaacataaatacagtaCATGTCTATTCAGTCTAACTCCCCAAATGAACGTGATATAGCTGAGATGTGTTCATTTATACAGTTTAGGTCAGGTCTCAACCCCTCCCCAGCTGTATACGTAACTAACTGATACACAACCATAGTGGGTGATTCTCAATTCTTATTTGTGCATTAGTTAAATCAATTCTTAATGTATTAAGTAGAATGGAATATCCTTATTCTATGTGCAAAATATATTAtcaaataaagtataaaaatattaaatataaaaaattatcaaaataaaatataaagtgcattaaaacccccaaaatatttaacaacaaaaataaagtgAAATTGTTAGAGTTCATAGCCTTActacattaaaataaagaaattctTAAAAgtgctgtaaaataaatatatatgtgtcTATACCACTGATCATTTATATAGATCGGTGGCCTATACATGAATATTAAATATGctaggggtgggcggaatgagTGAATGCAGCACAATGTGTGACGCAAGTGTCTATTGCTAGTTTAAACTTGGCGTTTTCACATtaagcgccacgttgtttaaatagcaaatgcatttgcgcccaactTTGGGCTGAGCTACTGCGCACacgtgtgtgataagcaaatgcGCGTTGTCGTCCCATTTATAGACACATATTACTAAAGcactcattaaataacaaaaacaatattgcgtaATTGACTACGTAATTTTtgatgaaaaattaaagaattaaaatgtaaagattATTTTTGAGTATTTTAGGCTATAAtaaggaccgattatgagacgtatGAAGGCGTAAacagctgcttcacctgtagccttgTAAACAAACTGTGCATATATTGTTCATACATGTATGCAAATGTACGAAAGTTGATACAGTACATATATTGGCCCTCATTTATTAATCTAACGTAGAAACAAGCACCGCCCTGTGTGCAAATATCATGTTACGACAGGGTTCACGTGTGATTCATGAAACATTTGTATACCACCAATCTCATCATACAAATAACCATCCATTGATAAATGTGATGGATGAaaactatttttatttaaatattacgCCAATAAAAATTAAGCCTCGCCCCTAGAGTTCATTACATGAAGAAACGTAACACGGACACGCAAAGAAAGTCTCCATGGATACTGAACTTTaacttttcaagttcaaatgaAGTAGCTTGAAAAGCAATACAGAAAGATGTCGGGGAAATGCAGTTTGGAGCCAGATCACTTAAGAGAAATTGATCTTGTACGGCTTGGACGGCTGTTGAAAGTTGTTAAAGCTTTAAAGCACTAACTATAGTAATTGCTAtagtttttatgttaaaatcaTACATCTTAAATGCCAACTCAAAACTTGCATACACGAGGTAACTTGCTGCTCGTACATTGATAAATCCAAGTCTAGTTTTCTGTTGTATGCTGGTTTCATTAATAATGGCCATTGTTTCTATTGACCTGAACAACTTTTGCCCTGACATTCATAAACTCTTTCCAACTGTTAAGTCGACCATTTTGGATTTAGTGAAATGTGCATGGGTGACCTTTTAAATACTCTACCTATAGGATTTATGTGATCGTCATCAAACTTGGACAACATTATGCCAAAACATTGAAAAACATTGCTAAATTGCGAATGGACTTTTGATATCCCGAACACTGTTGTCATGGGGAAAAGGGAAAACATTAAGTGTCCATGATTTTTCCTGCCTAGATTTTGGAAGCGGATGCCACAAATAAATCTTGAGCAGCCTCTGGCTCTTGATAGGTTTCTCTGTGCTGTATGTGTCTTTACAAAAACACGAACAATCCTCGCACTCAGTGGATTGTCATTAGTAAGTGCTGTTTTGGCTTTACGCTGTTTCACTATCAGCACAGTGAGGCGCATACCAAACTCTTTACAACAAGAATTGCAATTTATGAAGTTTTCTCCTAAAAGCAGTATATCAGCTGTGATATATTGGCTTTATTTGTAAATGAACACTGCTGCTTAGGGgcaatgttgtttttaataaatgtaatgttttataaaataaaaaagttaatatttgtcattttccTTAATCATTTAATTATTAAACACTATAAATATGTTGCATGTAAAATGTGTGTTAAAGCCAcggtacacacacatacagcatGTGCACATCAGGATAGCACCACCTAATTTTGATCCAGGAAAAACCCTGGTGTCTCATATCCATTAAGTGATTTGGGTCAAACTTAAACTGTATGTTGGGTTAAAGTGGCTGATCACGGATGTGGTTATTTTGGGTCACAGTTATAGCCCCGCCAACTGGCAACAGGTAGTAAGTTCCATACTGTACAACATATCCTAAAAAGTCCAAAGGTTTTTTCCATTTAAATGCATGTCTTGCTTGCTTGAAGTGAGAATGGTCTGTTGTGAACAGGCTTGGTTGTGATCATGAAGCTGAATAGTGGGAATacttaaagaaaatatattctAGTAAGTTACGTTCACTAAAGTTATAATTCAGAAACATTTGAATCATGACTTTATTCATGTATGATTATACAGTTCTTATTTCCTCTGAATGCTTTTGTATTAAACATCAACTTGGGTTTAAATGTCTCATATCCAAAATATACAGACTATTGAGGTCAGGacatttaaagttaaaaacaTTTGCCATATACATCTTAGATCTAAAACCGTCTGGCAGTTTTTGCCCACTGTGTTGTTTGACCTCTGCTGTTTATTATAATGACTGATCTAATACGTATGATGTTCCCATTGTGATCAGTACAGGCCTGGAGGATTTTTCAGACTCAAATATTTACTGTGTTTCAATAACAtcaaattagaaaaaaaatcatacataaaCTATAGCATGTGAAACAACATTTATTCAGTCACTGATTATTATTTATCTacagaaactgtatttattCAAATGTCAGAGTATCTGAATGATTGAATCCACAGATATAAGTGAATATGAGAGTCTTAAAGGCCTTCTGAAAGCAAGGATAGAAAAATCCATAGATCAAAGGATTACAAGTTGAGTTAAAATATGCAAACCAAAATAAAGCCTCATAAACATCAGCTGGGGTCACAAAATTAAAGAAAGGGTCAACAGCAGCAGAAATTGATAAAGGCAGCCAGCAGAGAAAGAAAACGCCCATAACAAGAGCCAGAGTTTTAGCtgcttttctttctctgtgtgCAGAGCTTTGACTGTTAACACCTGTGGTGGTCACAGACACTTTCTCTGACAAAACCTTTGCGTGTTTTTTCACAACATTGAATATGATAACATACAGAGAGCTCATTATAGTTCCTGGaataataaatgacaaaatgacaCTAGTAAGTCCCCAttctttgttaaaaaacatACCACAGCCACCAAAACAAGACATCTGTAATATTAAAGCTTCAAGACCAACAGCATTCATCCCTGAAAACACAACAGAAAAGCTGTACACAAATGAAAAGATCCATGTAAGGGTTATTAATACAGTCACAGTGTTGTTTGTGATCCTCATTTTGTACTTCAGCGGGTCACAGATGGCCAAGTATCTATCAACAGATATTAAACTAAGGTGTATTAAAGAAGAGATACTGAAGGTCAAGTCCAAGCTCGAATGAACTTTACAAATAACATCTCCCAAAAACCAGCAGCCCTCGACAGATCGCATCATACTGTAGGGCATCACCAGTAAACCCTGCAGACAGTCACACACAGCCAATGACTGAACGATCAGATGAGTTGGAGACTGAAGCTGtttgaagtgagagatggagatgatgaTCAACAGATTCCCAAAAACTGTCATGAGGATCATGAGTAACATGAAAGCATACATTGCCACTTTAACAACAGTGAGACGATGAGCTCTAGGACAAGAGTCTGGATGTAAAGGATAACACAGGAGAATATTCTCAGTCTCATTGAAAGACATCGCTTCTGCCCAAAAATCTGACAGCGCTTTGTAATATTTAACAGGTGGACAATTATAACCCAAagtttaaacaaaatcattttagATATTATAACATGGTTaagacaaatatctaaaaaaaaacatgaacatAAATACAGTACATGCCTATTCAATCTGACTCCCCAAATGAACGTGATATAGCTaggatgtgttcatttataCAGATCAGATCCGGTCTAAACCCCTCCCCAGCTGTTAACGTAACTAACTGATACACAAACATTGTGACTCATGAAATTAGATAATTTGATGTAGATAATATTTGTTACTTTGCTGATAACGATAACAGACAATATTTTGTATccttcaaaaatgtgtttgtgaaaGTATTATATTTGTCTTGCTCCCTGTTGCTGTGTGTTAATAAGATTAATCTTAATAATGTAGGTTAATATATTAATGCTGATGTCTTTAATGGAAATTAAAGATTAAAGGGAAACCTGTCAAGCATCTTGTTTCCGGCTGATGCAGCAATGGTAAAGCCAGCCGTGGCGACGGAACGTGATGTCTCCTTTCctttccttcagggaacgagggttaacTTAAACATTATAACAATCAACAAATTACTGTGTTCGCTCAGAAAGCCGAGCATCTAGTGCCTGGCCGGtatcagcagtggaacagcaaaTGTGGTAAAGGGACGTGGCATCTccattcccttccttcaggggcggcagtggctcagtggtttaTGTAGGTTCCAACTGACCatgtgtcgaggtgtccttgagtaagacacctaaccccagctgctcccaacgagctggatggcgccttgcaagGCTGACACCGCAGTCGGTGTATGAATGAATGGGTGAGTGTTTGGCAACTTGTAAAGCCCTTTGGATGGCCATGGGTCTgttgaaagcgctatataaaatgCAGTCTATTTACCATTTACATACGTAACAGAGACGATCCCTTTCAGTTGATCACTATGGCGGCACGTCATCACCGATTAGTTGGGAATCTctaccaaagcgccactgaagctgacccttccagtCCCTGTGTCAACCCTCTGTCTCTCCCCTAGGGAGACGGAACTAGGGTTTTTGAGCAGAAGGCTGGTCACTACTAGTTCTTTAACCGACGATAGTGAACCAGGCAAACTGCAAAGCGAACCTGCCAGGTGGGACTAGGAACGCTGTGGAAACTATCCCCTAAGGATTCTACCACTTGGGTGACATTAGGGTACTCATTAggtcattaaatatgaaaacccTCTTAGTGATATAACATTCTAGAGAGTCGCAGAGCGGGCTCCGCTAAGGGAACGTGGTAGAAAAAAGACTTCCtaagaaatacacacataggGGATCAAGGGGATGCAAAATGGATGCCTAGCCTAATAGGTTCTCagggatgcagctagtgagaggctgacaGCAGATGCTCCGTAACATCTGccataaaacttttttgtgacGCTTTGCCGCATGCCTTAGCCTGGTCTGCAGATCTGCAGCAACACCATGGCGTGCACGGCAGAGGCCGCCTTCCCACAAGCCTGGTGGGCCTGTGATGGAATGGTGGCTGGTCGTTTGGGAGCAGCGTAACCCTTTAGCGGCTCCACCATCAAGAGAGGTGATGGCGCAACAGTCGGTTCCGGGAAGAAAGCAGGTTTTCCACGACCGTGTCAACTcatcatgcacctcggggaatAATGGAACTGCTGGCTGGGACTGCGCTGTTCTCGAAGACCAGAAGTACCAGTCGTCCAAGCGTGACGGTTCAGGTGGCTCAGCAACAGGAGGGGGGGGTTACATTCCCGGAGGTACGATACCATCTCTGCAAATCCAAGAGCATCATACTCTCATTAGGAGTATGAACCTTTCACAAATGTAGCCTCAACGTGCACACTCAggcacgagagagagagatcatgGCCATCCAGAGGACCCGTGCATCTGCCACAACCGGAACTGCACCGACAAaattatatctttaaaaagacgcacccTCCGTGACACGACACAAATTCAACttgtgctgctcttttagggaaatcactcctTAATGCTGTGCTGagttgatgaagcacacaggAGAGTGCAACACACACTCAAACTCAAGATCAAAATGGAAGTAAAGAGGTGGAATTCCGCAAGCCTCAGCTGAAATGCTATCTCTCCAACAACCTCAGCCTGCAGTGTATGCCACGAGCAGAGAGAGCTTCTCAATAGCAGTTGATCTGCCGGTGAAAAGAGTGATTTGGTAACTGCATGCCAAGTTGTGTTGACCTTGGACCtcagaaaacacagtggaccaacaccagcagatgacatggcaccccaaaccatcactgactgtggaAACTTTACACTTGACCTCTAGGAACGTTGATTGTGTGCCTCTCCACTCTTCCTCCAGACTCTGGGACCCTGATTTCCAAATGAAGTGCAAAATATTGTTTAATCAAAGAACATAACTTTGGACCACTCAGCAGCAGTCCAGTACTTTAGCCCAGGCAAGACGCTTCTGACGCTTATGAACTTTATGGAGATTAGGGCTGTAAAAAtgaatcgtgcaaatgcgcgattttaattaattacggtgaaatgccgccacatccaaaaatCTGAGGGCACTCTCGTGCAGAAAtgccatttgtgccacagaagaagtatcattacaaacgctattccaggaaatttctagaggcatatttatatcgctgttctttaaattgtttcaggtattttcatgataataaataatattttgaataattatgtttgacgagtgttgcttttttaaaatgtatgagaattataaacgactcaaacttaaagtgattttagattgataaggactttctACAGAGCCgcagtacacgcacaagctgtgcatgaaacacagaatcggagccttgcgattcagaatcgatttcagaagCATCGATGCACAGCCCTATTGGAGATGCAGATTTCTTTTTTCCAACAGGACTTTGCACCTGCACACATTTGCCAAAGCTACCAGTACCTGGTTTAAGGACCATGGTATCCCTGTTCTAAATTGGCCAGAAAACTTGCCTGACCTTAACCCCATAGAAACTCTATGCGGTATTGTGAAGAGAAAGATGCGATATGCCAGAACCAACAATGCAAAAGAGCTGAACTATCAGAGCAACCACATTGCTTTCACACTTCGCTTTTCAATGTGTATGTGGACAACATCCGGATACAGGTCGCATGTTAATCCTTAGTATAAACGCAGCTCAATGCTACCccttattaaaatgttataacATAGTAAAAGTACATAAGAAATAAAGAGTAAAGAAAATATGAAATGCGAGTAATTGTGTTTTGATGTGTGTGACTTTTTATAATTACAATGTTTATCAAGGTGACAACATTTGCTTATATGCTTACATCCTGTTCCTTTAATTCTCATCATCTTACTTTGCATTGAAtggctttaaaatgtctttaaaatatctttaatcACTTGAAATCCACATTTGACTGTTTGTTCATTGTAAACTGGTGTTACAGTGCCTTTACTATGGTTCATTCACTAGACCATAGGATCATAGCTGGGATGTACGACCTGATATGTACACTGAATATAAAATAATCACAGCTTAACTTTCATCTGGTCTTATTCTAGGTTATTTACTTTTTAACagttacaattaaaaaaatacttgaaAACCTTTCATCCAGTAAGTTACCTCAACTACAACTATAATTCAGAAACATATATTACTTGAACCATGactttatttatgtataaataaacagTTGTCATATCCTTTGAATAGTTTTGTAATAAATATCATCTTGGGTTTAAATGTCTCATATCACAAAACATACAGACTATTGAGGTCAGGACGTTAAAAGACAACATAAAACACTTGCCATATACATCTCAGATCTAAAACCATCTGGCacagtttatgttgtttttgctgTTTACTAAATGACTGATCTAATATGTATTATTGAGAATGAGATCATTACAAGCCAGTAAAATTTACTGCATGTTTACAATAACGTCAAATAAGCAAAAGATTAAATCATACATAAATTATAGCATGTGAAACTACATTGAgaataataaactttattataaagaaTGATAATTAAACATCTCTGAAATTAACACTACCAGCTTCACAACATTTATTCAGTCATTGGTTATTATTTATCTacagaaactgtatttattCAAATGTCAGAGTATGTGAATGATTGAATCCACAAATATAAGTGAATATGAGAGTCTTAAAGGCCTTCTGAAAGCAAGGATAGAAAAATCCATAGATCAAAGGATTACAAGTTGAGTTAAAATATGAAAGCCAAAGTAAAGCCTCAAAAACATCAGCTGGGGTCACAAAATTAAGGAAAGGGTCGACAGCAGCAGTAATAGATAAAGGCAGCCAGCAGAGAAAGAAAACGCCCATAACAAGAGCCAGAGTTTTAGCtgcttttctttctctgtgtgCAGAGCTTTGACCTGTGGTGGTCACAGACACTTTCTCTGACAAAACCTTTGCATGTTTTCTCACAACATTGAATATGATGATATACAAAGAGCTCATTATAGTTCCTGGAATAATAAATAACACGATTGCACCAGTTAGTGCCCAttctttgtttaaaaacacaacacagcCACCAAAACAAGACATCTGTAATATAAGAGCTTCCATACCAACAGCAGACACCCCTGAAAACACAACAGAAAAGCTGTACACAAATGAACAGATCCATGTAAGGGTGATTAATACAGTCACAGTGTTGTTTGTGATCCTCATTTTGTACTTTAGGGGGTCACAGATGGCCCAGTATCTATCAATAGATATTAAACTAAGATGTATTAAAGAAGACATACAGAAGGTCATGTCCAAGCTCGAATGAACTTTACAAATAACGTCTCCCAAAAACCAGCAGCCCTCGACAGATCGCACCATACTGTAGGGCATTACCAGTGAACCCAGCAGACAGTCACACACAGCCAATGACTGAACGATCAGATGAGTTGGAGACTGAAGCTGtttgaagtgagagatggagatgatgaTCAGCAGATTCCCAAAAACTGTCATAAGGATCATGAGTGAAATGAAAGCGTACATTGCCACTTTAACAACAGTGAGACGATGAGCTCTAGGACAAGAGTCTGGATGTGAAGGATAACACAGGAGAATAATCTCAGTTTCATTGAAAGACATCGCATCTGAGAGGACTTTCTTTGTACAGTAATTATAAACAGACAGTGAATTATAAGACAAAGTCTAAACAAAATCTTTTTAGAAATTACAACATGGTTAAGGCAAATATCTAAAGAAACAGGAACATAAATACAGTACATGCTTATTCAATCTAACTTCCTAAATGAACGTGATATAGCTCAGATGTGTTCATATATACAGATCAGATCAGGTCTCAACCCCTCCCCAGCTGTATATGTAACTAACTGATACACAAACATTGTTACTCATGAGATTACAATAAAAAACTGAACTGTTAAAGGATAATGAAGGGGTTTAAGATAATATGGTGGCTATTTACATATAAGGAAGTGcatgaaaaaatgtgtttggcaTGGGGTGTGTGGGCAAAAATAGAGATAATATCTGTGATTTTGCCAATAACT
The nucleotide sequence above comes from Paramisgurnus dabryanus chromosome 12, PD_genome_1.1, whole genome shotgun sequence. Encoded proteins:
- the LOC135738588 gene encoding trace amine-associated receptor 4-like, translated to MSSNETENILLCYPSHPDSCPRAHRPTLVKVTMYAFVSLMILMTVFGNLLIIISISHFKQLQSPTHLIVQSLAVCDCLLGLLVMPYSMVRSVEGCWFLGNVICKVHSSLDLTFGISSLIHLSLISIDRYLAICDPLKYKMRVTNNTVTVFITFTWIFSFVYSFSVVFSGVFAVGLEGFILQVSCFGGCVVFFNKEWGLTCVILAIIIPGTIMSSLYIIIFTVVRKHTKVLSEKVSVTTTGVNSQSSAHRERKAAKTLALVMGVFFICWLPYAIATAVDPFLHFVTPADVFEALGCFAYLNSTCNPLIYGFFYPCFQKAFKTLISTYICGFNHSHTLIIRNHIHLNVN
- the LOC135737911 gene encoding trace amine-associated receptor 4-like; this encodes MSFNETENILLCYPLHPDSCPRAHRLTVVKVAMYAFMLLMILMTVFGNLLIIISISHFKQLQSPTHLIVQSLAVCDCLQGLLVMPYSMMRSVEGCWFLGDVICKVHSSLDLTFSISSLIHLSLISVDRYLAICDPLKYKMRITNNTVTVLITLTWIFSFVYSFSVVFSGMNAVGLEALILQMSCFGGCGMFFNKEWGLTSVILSFIIPGTIMSSLYVIIFNVVKKHAKVLSEKVSVTTTGVNSQSSAHRERKAAKTLALVMGVFFLCWLPLSISAAVDPFFNFVTPADVYEALFWFAYFNSTCNPLIYGFFYPCFQKAFKTLIFTYICGFNHSDTLTFE